The segment CCTGGCCGGCGAGGTGCTGCCCGGCGGGCACTTCGATTGCGATGCCGAGCTGCCGGCGCTGTTCGACACGCTTGCGGCGATCCACCGCCCGGGGCTTGACCTGCGCTGGCAGGCACCGCCGGGCTGCCGCCTGCCGTGGGACCGCGAGGACATGCTCGAACTGCTCGGCAACCTCCTGGACAACGCGTGCAAATGGGCCGCCGGCCAGGTGCGGCTGAGCATCGCGCGCGACGAGCGCGGCTACGTGCTGGACGTGGACGACGACGGACCGGGCATCCCCGCCGATCGGCGCGAGCAGGCGCTGGCGCGCGGCGGCCGCCTGGACGAAAACGCCCAGGGGCACGGGCTGGGGCTGAGCATCGTCGGTGACATCGTCGCCGCCTGGCAGGGCGACTGGGAACTGGCGCAGGGCCCGCTCGGAGGGCTGCGGGTGCGCGTCGTGCTACCGCCGCCGGGGCGTCATCTGCGCCCGGCCGGCTGACTCAGTGGGCGCGAGCCAGCTCGTTGCGAATGTCTTCGAGGATGGTTTCGACTAGCAGGGTGTTCTGAACCTGGCGACCGGTCATCACCCGCGTGGCCTCGGCTCCGTTGATCGGATAGCCGACGTGGACCACCAGATAGCCGTCGGGTTGGGGTTCGACACGCGTCTTGTACTGCGAGGAGAAGTTTTCAGCCAAATGCCGGGACAACGTCTTCATGGAGCATCTCGGTGCGGGTTAGCCTGACTCAAAGACCATGCCCCACGCTCGGAGATTCAGACCGTTCATCGGGAAATGCAGCGAATTCTTCAACCTGTCACATCCGGTCGGCATCCGGCTGGCTAGCGCTCGCGCTCGACATAGGCGAACCAGGCCAGCAACAGCATGGCGACCAGCGCCAGCACCGAAACCACCAGAGCCTGCAGCAACATGGTGCCTCCTCCTTCGCTCTCGTTGACTTGAAAGGCACCTGGAATATATGTAGCTTCGCGCGACACGTCGAGCATGCCGACAGAGGCATGTAAGCTTTTGGAGCAGGTTGCGCATGAAACGGAAACAGTCGATCAGCCACATCCGCTGGGATCTCGCCCTCCGCTATCGTCTGATCGAGACCGTCGCCTGGTGGGAAGGCCGCCTGACCACGGGGCATCTGATGCAGAGCTTCGGCATCAGCCGCCAGCAGGCGTCGAAGGACATCAACACCTACCTCAACGAACATGCGTCGAAAAACCTGACATATGACCGCCATCTGAAGGGCTACAAGCCGGCCAAGAACTTCCGCCCGCTGTTCATCGATGGCAGCGCCAGCGCCTACCTGCACCTGCTCGACCAGAACCGCATGCGTGCCCCACACATCGAAGGCCTGGCGCTGGCCTACGCGCATACCGAGGTGCTGCAGGTGCCGGACCGCAGCATCCGCCCGGAAGTGCTGCGGCCGATCCTGCAGGCCTGCCGCGAAGGGTTGCGCCTGGAGACCGAGTACGTCTCGCTGGCCAACCCGGCGGTGGAAATCCGTGTGATGGCGCCGCACACCCTGGTCTATACCGGCATGCGCTGGCACGTGCGCGCCTACTGCGAGAAGAACCGCGAGTACCGCGACTTCGTGCTCAGCCGCTTCCGCGGCGAGCCGGACCTGATGGATGTGAGCGAGCACACCCGCGAACAGGACGAGGCGTGGAACACGCCAGTGACCGTGCTGATCGAGCCGGATGCGCGACTGAGCCCGGCGCAGAAGGCGATCATCGAGGTGGATTTCGGCATGGCCGACGGCCAACTGCCCGTCGAGACGCGCGGCGCCCTGGTGCAGTACGTGCTGCAACGCTTCGGCATTGACCCGAACACCGTGCAGGCCAATGCGGCGGCGCAGCAGCTGCAGGTGGGGAATCTGCAGGCGTTGAAGGGGTGGTTGTACTCGTGAGGGATTGGCTTGGCTCGGCAGCGGCCACAGAGTGCGCCTTGTACGGCGCCTCACTTTTTCCAGTCGCGGAAGAGGCCGTAGGGTGGAAAACCGCAGAGCGTTTTCCACCGGGGGTGGCGCGCACGCTTGTGGCTGACGTGGGGCTTTCCTCGGCTCGGGCTACAGGTCGCGCCTCTCACGGCGCCTCACTTTTCTTTGCACGCGGATCGCCGCCCGGCGCAAAGAAAAGTAAGCAAAAGAAAGCGCGCCCCTTCATCCGGGTCCGGGAGCTTCGCCCCCGGACTCCCCTCCTTCCGCCAGCACTCCGGGGGCCGGCGTACAAGGGCCATCCTTGGCCCTTTATCGCGGGGACGCCTAGTCCTCTCGCGGTATCCATGCCGCTCGTCCCCCTGCGCGCTGGCTCCACTCGGCCGTCTGCAAGGGGAAGGGTGATATCGCCTGTTGGGGTGTGCATGGAAAAGCAGAGCGAAGCTGGCTTTCGATCCTTCAGGCAACTCGGACTTCCTTCCCCTTCAGGAGGCCGAACGCAGGCGTTGTGCAGGGGGACGCGAGGCATGGACGCCGAGCGAGGAACGAAGGGGCAGGGATGCCCCTTCGTGACGTGCCCCCGGAGCAATGCCGGAGTGAGGGAAGTCTGGCCGTGTAGCAGCCAGACCCGGATGCAGGGGGCGCCTTCTCTTTGGTTACTTTTGCTTGGCACGGGCGGCGTTCCGCAGACAAGAGAAAGTGACGCGCCGTTCCAGGCGCAACCTGTAGCTCCGGCCGAGGAAATCGCTGCGCCGTTCGCGGGCATAGGCGTCCAACAAGGTGGAAAACGCTGCGCGGTTTTCCACCCTACGGAAAGCGCCACACCCAGACACCGGGCATTGCGCTCCGCCCCACCAAAATCTCCAAACAAATTGCGTCCCGTCCCAACGTCACGGCGCGCCCACCTTCGCTCAACAAGAGCCCAAAGCCCATGCGCCTGATCCACACCTCCGACTGGCACCTCGGCCAGACCCTCCACGGCCAGGACCGCGACCACGAGCATGCGCAGTTCCTCGCCTGGCTGCTCGACCAGCTGGTCGCCCACCGCGCCGACGCCCTGCTGATCGCCGGCGACGTGTTCGACACGGTCAACCCGCCACTCAAGGCCCAGGAGCGCCTCTACGACTTCATCGTCCGCGCCCACGAAAAACTCCCGCAGCTGGACATCGTGATGATCGCCGGCAACCACGACTCGGGCGGGCGCATCGAGCTGCCGGCGCCGCTGATGAAGCGCCTCAATGCCCATGCCGTCGGCCGCATCAGCTGGGTCGCCGAGGGCCAGCTCGACCATCAGCGGCTGCTGGTGCCGCTGCACGACGTCAATGGCAATACTGCCGCCTGGTGCCTCACCCTACCCTTCCTGCGCCCGGCCGAGGTCACTGGCTTGGAACTGGGCGACGACTACATGGCCGGCATTCGTCAGGTGCATGAACGCCTCATCGCCGCCGCCGAGGCCGTGCGCCAGCCCGGCCAGGCGCTGGTTGCCATGAGCCATGCGCACATGGCCGGCGGCGCGGTGTCGGAGGAGTCCGAGCGCAATATCGTCATCGGCAATGCCGAGGCCCTGCCGGCCAGCCTGTTTCCCGAATCGGTCGCCTACGTCGCCCTCGGCCATCTGCACAAACCGCAGCAGGTCGCCGGGCAGGTGCGCGTCCGCTACAGCGGCTCGCCACTGCCGCTGTCCTTCGCCGAGGTCAATTACCCGCATCAGGTGCTGCTCGTCGAGCTCGATGGCGAGGCCCTGAAACAGGTCGACAGCCTGGCGGTGCCGCGTGCGGTGGAGATGATCCGCATCGGCCGCGCCCCGCTGGCCGAGGTGATCGCCGCGCTGGAGGCGCTGCCGCCCACCGGCCTGTTCGACGAACACCTGCCCTGGCTCGAGGTACGCGTACTGCTCGACGAACCGCTGCCGGACCTGCGCCAGCGCATCGAAACCGCGATAACCGGCAAGGCCTGCCGGCTGGTGCGCATCGCCAGCGAATACGCCGGCAAGCGTGGCGAGACGGAATCGGACGTGCTGCTCGGCCTCGACCAGATCACCCCGCAGGAGCTGTTCGCCCGCGCCTGGGAAGAACAGTACGGCAACCCGGCGGACGAACAGGCGCTGGACGATTTCGCCACCTTGCTGCAACGCGTCGAGTTCGCCCATGCGGAGGATGACCGATGAAAATCCTCGCCATCCGCCTGAAGAACCTGGCATCGCTGGCCGGGGAGCAGGTCATCGACTTCACCGCCGAACCGCTGGCCAGCGCCGGGCTGTTCGCCATCACCGGGCCCACCGGCGCGGGCAAGAGCACCATTCTCGACGCCCTGTGCCTGGCGCTGTTCGGCAGCACGCCGCGGCTGGACGGCGTGTCACCGCTGAACAAGGTCCCCGATGTGGAGGCCGAAATCGGCGGTGGCGATGAGCGCAACCTGCTGCGCCGCGGCTGCGGCAGCGGCTACGCCGAGGTGGATTTCGTCGGTGTCGACGGCCACCGCTACCGCGCGCGCTGGGAGGTCAAGCGCGCCCGCGAGAAGATCGACGGCCGCCTGCAGGCCAGCAGCCAAAGCCTTACGGATCTCGACAGCGGCACGCTGCTGGCCAGCGGCAAGAAACGCGAGTTCAAGGAACTGCTCGAAGCGCGCCTGGGACTGACCCTGGCCCAGTTCACCCGCGCCGTGCTGCTGGCGCAGAGCGAGTTTTCCGCCTTTCTCAAGGCCGATGACAACGAGCGCGGCACCCTCCTGGAAAAGCTCACCGATACCGGCCTCTACAGCCGCCTGGGCCAGGCCGCCTTCGAGGCCGCCAAAGAGGCGAAGGAAGGCCTCGCCCGCTTGGAGCAGCAGGCCGGCGGCCTGCAGCCACTGGAGCCCGAGCAGCGTGACGAACTGGAGCGCGAACATCAGGCTCAGCTCGACGCGCTGAAAGCGCTGCAGCAGCAGCTCAAGGCGCTGGAAGCGCAGCGGCAATGGCTCAGCGAACTGCAGCGCCTGGAAAACGAGCGCGAAGCGGCATGCCAGCAACTGCAGGATGCCGAAGACGAGCGCGAAAACCTCGCCGAGGCCCGGCGCATCCTCGACCTGTTCGAGCAACTGGCGCCGCAACGCCATCGTTTCTTGCGCCTGCAGGATCTCGGCCCGCTGCTGGACAAGGCGGCCGACAGCCTGGCGCGCCTGCAGCATGAGGAACAGGCCGTGCAGCAGCGCCTGGCCGAGCTGCAGAGCCAATGCAGCGCCGCCAGCGAGCAACTGCGTTCGGCCGAACAGGCGCGCCAGGACGCCGAACCGCGGCTGGCCCAGGCGCGCCGTGAAGAGGAACGCCTGCAGCATCTGAACGCCGACCTGGCCACTATCCGCGAGGACAGCACCCAGGCCAATGCCGAGGTGACTGCGGGCGCAGCGACGCTCACGCAGCTCACCGAGCGCCAGCAGCGCGCCGCGGCGGAACTTGCCGCGCTGAGCCAGCAACTGGACAAGAGCGCCGCGCTGCAACCG is part of the Stutzerimonas balearica DSM 6083 genome and harbors:
- a CDS encoding helix-turn-helix transcriptional regulator produces the protein MKRKQSISHIRWDLALRYRLIETVAWWEGRLTTGHLMQSFGISRQQASKDINTYLNEHASKNLTYDRHLKGYKPAKNFRPLFIDGSASAYLHLLDQNRMRAPHIEGLALAYAHTEVLQVPDRSIRPEVLRPILQACREGLRLETEYVSLANPAVEIRVMAPHTLVYTGMRWHVRAYCEKNREYRDFVLSRFRGEPDLMDVSEHTREQDEAWNTPVTVLIEPDARLSPAQKAIIEVDFGMADGQLPVETRGALVQYVLQRFGIDPNTVQANAAAQQLQVGNLQALKGWLYS
- a CDS encoding exonuclease SbcCD subunit D C-terminal domain-containing protein; translated protein: MRLIHTSDWHLGQTLHGQDRDHEHAQFLAWLLDQLVAHRADALLIAGDVFDTVNPPLKAQERLYDFIVRAHEKLPQLDIVMIAGNHDSGGRIELPAPLMKRLNAHAVGRISWVAEGQLDHQRLLVPLHDVNGNTAAWCLTLPFLRPAEVTGLELGDDYMAGIRQVHERLIAAAEAVRQPGQALVAMSHAHMAGGAVSEESERNIVIGNAEALPASLFPESVAYVALGHLHKPQQVAGQVRVRYSGSPLPLSFAEVNYPHQVLLVELDGEALKQVDSLAVPRAVEMIRIGRAPLAEVIAALEALPPTGLFDEHLPWLEVRVLLDEPLPDLRQRIETAITGKACRLVRIASEYAGKRGETESDVLLGLDQITPQELFARAWEEQYGNPADEQALDDFATLLQRVEFAHAEDDR
- a CDS encoding DUF3509 domain-containing protein; its protein translation is MKTLSRHLAENFSSQYKTRVEPQPDGYLVVHVGYPINGAEATRVMTGRQVQNTLLVETILEDIRNELARAH